Proteins co-encoded in one Polaromonas vacuolata genomic window:
- a CDS encoding response regulator, whose amino-acid sequence MLVNKIIAKDKSFRLFPAKDCIAGVMLARICQSDLTLMDIDLLGIHGMQTMQNLSAEPNTAYIPVVALNANAVPRDIEEKLAAGFFCHLKKSINITAFMHTLNDARTLSGAEQNKKSKL is encoded by the coding sequence ATGCTAGTGAACAAAATAATCGCTAAAGACAAAAGTTTTCGGTTGTTCCCAGCAAAAGACTGCATCGCCGGCGTTATGCTAGCGCGTATCTGCCAGTCAGACTTGACACTCATGGACATAGATCTGCTTGGTATCCACGGCATGCAGACCATGCAAAATTTGTCTGCTGAGCCCAACACAGCGTATATTCCAGTCGTAGCCTTAAACGCTAACGCTGTGCCAAGAGACATCGAAGAAAAACTTGCGGCGGGATTTTTTTGCCACCTGAAAAAATCCATAAATATCACTGCATTTATGCACACGCTAAATGATGCGAGAACACTTTCTGGTGCCGAACAAAACAAAAAATCCAAGCTATAA
- a CDS encoding Crp/Fnr family transcriptional regulator, giving the protein MRNSLLAALPAAELERWRVQLDWVELSLGDVLNDTGKSPTYAYFPVTAVVSLLCATKNGESSAIAVVGNEGLVGVSLLMGGGLATSRAVVHSAGAAYRMSAKVLIDEVNRHGPTLSLMLRYINALFIQVAQTAVCNRHHALEQQLCRWLLLNLDRLNNAELLMTQELLANLLGVRRESVTENAIKLQDAGVIHYSRGHIYALNRTALEARSCECYAVVKKEYDRLLFS; this is encoded by the coding sequence ATGAGAAATTCATTGCTCGCCGCACTGCCAGCTGCAGAGCTTGAGCGTTGGCGAGTACAGCTTGATTGGGTAGAGCTCTCACTTGGTGATGTCTTGAATGACACCGGAAAGTCACCAACCTATGCGTATTTTCCTGTTACGGCAGTCGTCTCTTTACTTTGCGCTACAAAGAATGGTGAATCTTCTGCAATAGCCGTGGTCGGTAATGAAGGGCTCGTAGGCGTTTCATTACTGATGGGTGGAGGCTTAGCGACTAGCCGGGCGGTGGTGCACAGTGCAGGTGCCGCTTATCGCATGTCAGCCAAAGTTTTAATCGATGAAGTCAACCGGCACGGGCCTACGCTGTCTTTAATGCTGCGCTACATTAATGCACTTTTCATTCAGGTAGCCCAGACTGCGGTCTGCAATCGACACCATGCGCTTGAACAACAATTGTGTCGCTGGCTGTTGCTAAATTTAGACCGATTAAACAACGCCGAACTGCTCATGACGCAAGAGTTGCTGGCTAATTTGCTAGGTGTGCGCCGTGAAAGTGTGACCGAAAATGCCATCAAACTACAGGACGCAGGTGTCATCCATTACAGCCGTGGTCATATCTACGCGCTCAATCGCACGGCTTTAGAGGCGCGCAGTTGTGAATGTTATGCGGTAGTCAAAAAAGAGTACGACCGTCTTTTGTTTAGCTAG
- a CDS encoding response regulator: protein MTISRAEILAAKILIVDDQPANMELLEQLLAVTGYTNLEQTSDSLEVLGLHQKNDYDLILLDLKMPKMDGFEVMQALKQHDPDHYLPVIVLTAEPTHKLRALNAGAKDFLSKPFSLVEVKTRIYNMLEVRLLYKMLAKQNQFLEQVVSERSIKLSESEARFTSMAKLPAHWYWEQSANAQNTTISGSALELLGLRITAFFGQHAAEKILGWNVLEQQKLQETIVKQEAFRDFRFSRTNEDGTQQFFQVSGEPMFDTAYRFVGFRGIGSELTPNT from the coding sequence ATGACTATTTCACGAGCGGAAATACTGGCCGCGAAAATTTTAATTGTTGACGATCAACCAGCCAATATGGAATTGCTTGAACAACTTCTGGCTGTCACCGGTTATACCAACTTAGAGCAAACCAGCGATTCGCTTGAAGTGCTTGGACTTCATCAAAAAAATGATTACGACTTGATATTGCTCGATTTGAAAATGCCAAAGATGGATGGGTTTGAGGTGATGCAAGCACTTAAGCAACACGATCCAGACCACTACTTACCAGTCATAGTTTTGACCGCCGAACCTACACACAAGTTGCGCGCGCTCAACGCGGGTGCCAAAGATTTTCTCAGTAAGCCGTTTAGTTTGGTTGAAGTCAAAACACGTATTTACAACATGCTAGAAGTCCGCTTGCTCTACAAAATGCTGGCAAAACAAAATCAGTTTCTTGAGCAAGTCGTGAGTGAGCGGTCGATCAAACTCAGCGAAAGTGAGGCCCGCTTCACCAGCATGGCTAAACTGCCAGCACATTGGTATTGGGAGCAAAGCGCCAACGCGCAGAACACAACGATTAGTGGCTCAGCGCTTGAACTTTTAGGGCTCAGAATCACCGCCTTTTTCGGCCAACATGCGGCAGAAAAAATCCTTGGTTGGAATGTGTTGGAACAGCAAAAGCTGCAAGAAACCATCGTTAAACAGGAAGCGTTTCGAGACTTTAGATTTAGCCGCACTAATGAAGATGGCACGCAACAATTTTTTCAAGTCAGTGGTGAACCCATGTTCGATACTGCTTACCGTTTTGTGGGGTTTCGAGGCATAGGTTCAGAGCTAACGCCAAATACCTGA
- a CDS encoding methylated-DNA--[protein]-cysteine S-methyltransferase, producing MLFDPTMVQSDYRSPLGRIILAATDSGLAGLWFDDQRHLPSKTVADKWPEQPKHALLHQAKAELDEYFAGQRRQFSLPLDLRSGTLFQQSVWRALLSIEPGQTSSYDAISAITGRPTAFRACGAAIGRNPVSIIVPCHRVIGANGSLTGYAGGLARKTALLRLEGAACVEPQESLI from the coding sequence ATGCTATTTGATCCCACCATGGTTCAGAGCGACTACCGCAGTCCACTGGGCCGAATTATTTTGGCTGCCACGGATTCGGGTCTGGCCGGTTTGTGGTTTGATGACCAGCGCCACCTGCCGTCTAAAACCGTCGCTGACAAATGGCCAGAGCAGCCCAAGCACGCGTTGCTGCACCAAGCCAAAGCGGAACTTGACGAATATTTTGCCGGTCAGCGCAGGCAGTTTTCACTGCCCCTCGATTTGCGCAGCGGCACGCTTTTTCAGCAGTCGGTATGGCGGGCGCTGCTATCCATAGAACCGGGTCAGACCAGCAGCTACGACGCTATCAGCGCGATAACGGGTAGGCCAACAGCTTTTAGGGCTTGCGGCGCGGCGATAGGACGAAACCCGGTTAGCATCATCGTGCCTTGTCACAGAGTAATAGGCGCAAACGGGTCACTGACTGGCTATGCAGGCGGCCTGGCACGAAAGACGGCTCTGCTTCGCCTCGAAGGCGCGGCCTGCGTAGAACCCCAAGAAAGCTTGATTTGA
- a CDS encoding IS30 family transposase produces MIYTHLTRDERYQIAILVKANFNQSEIAKMMDRDKSSISRELRRNRGLRGYRPKQANDKAQERRLACANSPRVADSTWAVVEEKLAEAWSPEQISGHLEASHQPGVSYESIYQYIYADKRAGGTLHKTLRCQKTRKKRSSGRERRGTISHQVSIELRPDIVLERARFGDWEADLVIGAGQKQALVTINERVSRYSIIFHVPFKTAQAVGDALITLLKPFAHCVHTLTTDNGKEFAQHERIASALSADFFFAHPYASWERGANENMNGLIRQFFPKGMRFNCITDDDIALAMHRLNHRPRKCLGYRTPHQVFMEQLESYQHTVALQA; encoded by the coding sequence ATGATTTACACACACCTCACCCGTGACGAACGTTACCAGATTGCAATCCTCGTCAAAGCAAACTTCAATCAAAGTGAAATTGCAAAAATGATGGACCGTGATAAATCGAGCATCAGCCGTGAGTTGCGTCGTAACCGCGGTCTACGAGGCTATCGCCCTAAGCAGGCAAATGACAAAGCCCAAGAACGTAGACTTGCCTGCGCCAATAGTCCTAGAGTTGCTGACTCGACATGGGCTGTAGTGGAGGAAAAGTTGGCTGAGGCTTGGAGCCCCGAGCAAATCAGCGGCCACCTCGAAGCTAGCCACCAACCCGGTGTTAGCTATGAGAGCATTTACCAGTACATCTACGCTGACAAACGCGCGGGCGGCACCTTGCATAAAACACTGCGTTGCCAGAAGACGCGAAAAAAACGCAGCAGTGGCCGTGAACGGCGCGGCACCATCTCTCACCAGGTCTCAATAGAACTGCGACCCGACATCGTGCTTGAGCGTGCGCGCTTTGGCGACTGGGAGGCTGATCTGGTGATTGGTGCCGGGCAGAAGCAAGCACTAGTGACGATTAATGAGCGTGTCTCTCGCTATTCAATAATTTTCCACGTGCCATTCAAAACAGCGCAAGCCGTAGGGGACGCGTTAATCACTTTACTCAAACCGTTCGCTCATTGCGTGCACACTCTCACGACTGATAACGGCAAGGAATTTGCCCAGCATGAACGAATAGCTTCTGCGCTGAGTGCAGATTTCTTTTTCGCCCATCCATACGCCTCGTGGGAGCGTGGGGCGAACGAGAATATGAACGGTTTGATTCGCCAGTTTTTCCCAAAGGGGATGCGCTTTAATTGCATCACCGACGATGACATTGCTTTAGCGATGCACAGGCTCAATCATCGTCCTAGAAAATGTTTAGGGTATCGAACGCCGCATCAGGTTTTTATGGAACAGTTAGAGTCCTATCAGCATACGGTTGCACTTCAAGCTTGA
- a CDS encoding ATP-binding protein encodes MDALTSHPPVRLISKLHFRLESAQEEIADLFQTFNRLGQQANTEQDIGLMMTKRLVELMDGSIGVESTVGVGSNFWIEINTIGDKN; translated from the coding sequence TTGGATGCTCTCACATCTCACCCACCCGTACGGTTAATTTCAAAGTTGCACTTCAGACTTGAATCCGCGCAGGAAGAAATTGCTGATTTGTTTCAAACATTTAATCGACTGGGACAGCAAGCAAACACCGAGCAAGACATAGGCTTAATGATGACTAAACGCTTGGTTGAATTAATGGACGGCAGTATTGGTGTGGAAAGTACAGTCGGAGTGGGTAGTAATTTTTGGATAGAAATAAACACCATCGGTGATAAAAACTAG
- a CDS encoding PAS domain-containing sensor histidine kinase yields MSMINTGDVNPLIDKDKGKAERIEIQRQATLLQADGLQNAIFNSVNFSSIATDAKGVIQIFNLGAERMLGYSANELVDQATPADISDPQEVLARAKALSLELDTQIKPGFEALVFKASGGIKDIYELTYICKDGSQFPAIVSVTALRDKLGEIIGYLFVGTDNSVRKQFEQALIKTMAETEKANLTKSDFLYHMRHELRTPLNAILGFAQLLESGKPEPTPSQKRSVDQILQSGWHLLELMNEILDLALIESGKLSLLLEPVSLAEVMQECEKIIEPQANKRGIQIEFPHFDQACFINTERTRLKQIVINLLSNAIKYNSANGSVYVSYSNTSPTRVRIAFKSTGDGLNQGGFKLEVQPYADRTLTVP; encoded by the coding sequence ATGTCCATGATTAATACCGGTGACGTCAATCCGCTCATAGACAAAGACAAAGGTAAAGCAGAGCGCATTGAGATTCAACGCCAAGCGACCTTGCTACAAGCCGATGGATTACAAAACGCTATTTTCAACAGCGTCAATTTCTCCAGCATAGCCACCGATGCCAAAGGTGTGATTCAGATTTTCAATCTAGGTGCTGAGCGCATGCTGGGCTACTCAGCCAACGAGCTAGTAGACCAAGCAACACCGGCCGACATTTCAGACCCGCAGGAAGTCCTAGCACGTGCCAAGGCCTTGAGCTTAGAGCTTGATACGCAGATCAAACCCGGCTTTGAAGCGCTGGTCTTTAAGGCTTCAGGCGGTATAAAAGACATTTACGAGCTGACTTATATCTGCAAAGACGGCAGTCAATTTCCGGCGATTGTGTCTGTCACAGCGTTGCGCGACAAGCTCGGTGAAATCATTGGCTACCTATTCGTTGGTACGGATAATTCGGTGCGCAAGCAATTCGAGCAAGCGTTGATTAAGACTATGGCAGAAACAGAAAAAGCCAATCTCACGAAGTCAGATTTTCTCTACCACATGAGGCACGAGTTGCGCACGCCGCTCAATGCAATCCTAGGTTTCGCACAACTACTTGAGTCAGGCAAACCGGAACCCACGCCATCACAAAAACGCAGCGTCGATCAAATTTTGCAGTCGGGATGGCATCTGCTTGAGTTGATGAATGAAATTCTTGACTTGGCGTTGATAGAGTCGGGCAAGCTCTCGCTACTCCTTGAACCAGTCTCGCTCGCCGAAGTGATGCAGGAATGCGAAAAAATAATAGAGCCGCAGGCCAACAAGCGCGGCATCCAAATCGAGTTTCCCCACTTTGACCAAGCTTGTTTTATCAACACCGAGCGCACGCGACTAAAACAAATTGTCATCAATCTTTTATCCAATGCGATTAAATACAACAGTGCCAATGGCTCGGTTTACGTCAGCTACAGCAACACCAGCCCGACGCGTGTGCGGATTGCGTTTAAAAGCACTGGAGACGGTTTAAACCAGGGCGGATTCAAGCTTGAAGTGCAACCGTATGCTGATAGGACTCTAACTGTTCCATAA
- a CDS encoding phosphomannomutase/phosphoglucomutase yields the protein MQVSASIFKAYDIRGIVPATIDEALAQALGKAFGTRAIAEGEKTVAVGRDGRLSGASLAAALMRGLSEAGVEVIDVGMVTTPMLYFAANTLANSGIQVTGSHNPRDYNGFKMVLAGRAIYGDEIQALRDIIETENWVLPKQPGQIRAVSVNADYQDRVVSGIKLSRPMKIVIDSGNGIAGASAPAIFRALGCEVTELFSEVDGNFPNHHPDPSKPENLRDLIQALKDGDTEIGLAFDGDGDRLGIVTKDGQNIYPDRQMMLFARDVLSRVPGGTILFDVKCSQRLAPEIEAAGGVALMFKTGHSLIKAKMKQVDSPLGGEMSGHIFFKERWYGFDDGTYAGARLLEIVSRSPDAGPVLNGLPTSFSTPELNVACVEGEPHTVVQALIAKAQFAAPAVLNTIDGVRVDWPDGFGLIRASNTTPVLVLRFEGHTAEALARIETDMLALLRSVKPEASFTASAH from the coding sequence ATGCAAGTTAGCGCATCCATCTTCAAGGCATACGACATACGCGGCATTGTGCCGGCAACTATTGATGAGGCTCTGGCTCAAGCCCTCGGCAAAGCTTTCGGCACCCGCGCTATTGCAGAGGGTGAAAAAACCGTCGCTGTGGGTAGAGACGGTCGCTTGAGCGGAGCGTCTTTGGCAGCCGCTTTGATGCGCGGCTTGTCCGAAGCCGGAGTCGAGGTGATCGATGTGGGCATGGTCACCACACCCATGCTGTATTTCGCCGCGAACACGCTGGCAAATAGCGGCATACAGGTGACCGGCAGTCACAACCCCCGGGATTACAACGGTTTCAAAATGGTGCTGGCGGGACGGGCGATTTACGGCGACGAAATTCAAGCCCTGCGTGACATCATAGAAACTGAAAACTGGGTTCTCCCCAAGCAGCCCGGCCAAATCCGCGCGGTCAGCGTGAACGCTGATTACCAAGATCGTGTCGTCTCCGGCATCAAACTGTCCCGGCCTATGAAGATAGTGATTGACTCAGGTAACGGCATTGCCGGCGCATCGGCACCCGCCATCTTTAGGGCCTTAGGTTGCGAGGTGACAGAACTGTTCAGCGAAGTGGACGGTAACTTCCCCAACCACCATCCTGATCCAAGCAAGCCGGAGAATTTGCGTGACTTAATCCAAGCCCTCAAGGACGGTGACACCGAAATCGGTCTGGCTTTTGATGGCGACGGCGACCGGCTCGGCATAGTCACCAAGGACGGACAAAATATTTACCCCGATCGTCAGATGATGCTGTTTGCGCGTGATGTGCTGTCCCGTGTGCCGGGCGGCACGATACTGTTTGACGTTAAGTGCTCGCAGCGCCTAGCGCCCGAGATTGAGGCCGCAGGCGGCGTCGCCTTGATGTTCAAAACCGGTCACTCGCTGATTAAAGCCAAAATGAAGCAAGTCGATTCGCCATTGGGCGGTGAGATGAGTGGTCATATTTTCTTTAAAGAGCGCTGGTATGGTTTTGACGACGGCACTTACGCCGGCGCAAGACTGTTAGAGATAGTTAGCCGCTCTCCCGACGCCGGCCCAGTACTCAATGGCCTGCCCACTAGCTTTAGCACGCCCGAGCTCAACGTCGCTTGCGTAGAAGGTGAGCCGCACACAGTCGTCCAAGCTTTGATAGCAAAAGCCCAGTTTGCTGCGCCGGCTGTGCTCAACACGATTGACGGCGTACGGGTTGATTGGCCGGACGGCTTTGGCTTGATTCGCGCCTCCAACACCACGCCGGTGTTGGTACTGCGTTTTGAGGGCCACACGGCTGAGGCTTTGGCGCGGATTGAAACTGACATGTTGGCGCTGCTACGCAGTGTCAAACCAGAGGCGAGTTTTACGGCTTCTGCACACTAA
- a CDS encoding DMT family transporter → MSDFVLLAAIWGSSFLFMHIGALEFGPLPTALVRVAIAALFLLPLVWLRGQLPQLVKNYKKIFLVGMLNSGIPFACYAYALLSISTGMSAILNATVPMFGALIAWVWLRDKLTLLRMLGLLLGFAGVAMLAWDSASFKPNAAGVAPAWAMMACLLACLCYGISASYTKRYLTGISPLVTAAGSQMGATLGLALPAAWFWPTEVPGTHAWLAMLVVGVLCTGIAYILFFRLIANAGPQRALSVTYLVPVFAVLYGVLFLNEHVTAWMLLCAAVIVCGTALATGLIKLRSRAAVY, encoded by the coding sequence ATGAGCGACTTTGTACTGCTAGCCGCTATCTGGGGCTCTTCATTTTTATTTATGCACATCGGTGCGCTGGAATTTGGGCCGTTGCCGACAGCCTTGGTGAGAGTTGCAATTGCCGCGCTTTTTTTGTTGCCCCTGGTTTGGTTACGCGGCCAACTTCCGCAGTTGGTGAAAAATTACAAAAAAATATTTCTAGTCGGCATGCTTAATTCTGGCATTCCGTTTGCTTGTTATGCCTATGCTTTGCTGTCTATCAGCACCGGTATGTCAGCCATTCTTAACGCCACGGTGCCGATGTTTGGCGCATTAATCGCTTGGGTATGGCTTAGAGACAAACTCACACTGCTGCGCATGCTGGGCTTATTACTCGGCTTTGCCGGTGTCGCCATGCTCGCTTGGGACAGTGCCAGCTTTAAGCCCAATGCAGCAGGTGTAGCGCCAGCATGGGCCATGATGGCTTGTCTACTAGCTTGCTTGTGTTACGGCATATCAGCGAGCTACACCAAGCGCTATCTGACTGGCATCAGCCCTTTGGTGACGGCCGCCGGCAGTCAAATGGGTGCAACGCTAGGTCTGGCTTTGCCAGCGGCCTGGTTCTGGCCAACTGAGGTACCGGGCACTCATGCTTGGTTGGCCATGTTGGTCGTAGGCGTGTTGTGCACGGGCATAGCCTATATTCTGTTCTTTCGTCTAATTGCCAACGCCGGGCCGCAGCGTGCGCTGTCAGTGACTTATCTGGTACCAGTGTTCGCAGTGCTGTATGGCGTGCTGTTTTTGAACGAACATGTCACAGCTTGGATGCTACTGTGCGCTGCGGTAATTGTTTGCGGCACGGCACTAGCGACCGGTCTCATCAAGCTGCGCAGCAGGGCTGCGGTTTATTAA